One window of the Eucalyptus grandis isolate ANBG69807.140 chromosome 6, ASM1654582v1, whole genome shotgun sequence genome contains the following:
- the LOC108960381 gene encoding putative UPF0481 protein At3g02645 gives MASSVQTQTSTPKVREIFDEIQWVIQIRRMLEEELEDETEVPVSIFSVPTVLMSSDPDLYTPQQVAIGPYHHWRPEMYEMERYKLAAVKRYQKQLERIKFQSLVEQLVKLEPRVRACYHKYLDFNGETLAWMMVIDALFLLEFLQIYAIKEGKMLSRVSSRMSHLVDFAGRKSAHNAILRDIVMLENQIPLFILRKMLEFQCASLDEADDMLLTMLMGFYKEVSPFKPMEALPNIQVSVCAHLLDFLYDILVPKVEGQPEIIEEEGNGEDKKDRGLSPLASSSSGTSYIKQLCDAIWNLLSKLNNGPIKMLKRLLFSKPVKVLLKLPWTILSKLPFFSVLAQPLESLFLSQEKEDGKSENESSNPSKPPSVEEMAIPSVSDLSNVGVRFVATNGNLSSIGFDTKMATLYLPAISLDVNSEAFMRNLVAYEASNASGPLVFTRYTELMNGIIDSDEDVKLLREKGVILNRLKSDEEVAKLWNSMSKSIRLTKVPFLDKAIEDVNKYYNGRWKVKLGKFMKLYVYGSWQFLALLAAIALLLLMTSQAFCSVYSCSRIFHIKTTSI, from the coding sequence ATGGCTTCCTCTGTCCAAACCCAAACGTCGACCCCGAAAGTGCGTGAGATCTTCGATGAGATCCAGTGGGTGATCCAAATCCGCCGGATGCTTGAGGAAGAGCTCGAAGATGAAACTGAGGTGCCAGTCTCCATTTTCAGCGTCCCAACTGTACTAATGTCCAGCGACCCAGATTTGTACACCCCGCAGCAAGTGGCCATTGGTCCATACCACCATTGGCGCCCAGAGATGTACGAGATGGAGAGGTACAAGCTTGCGGCAGTGAAAAGATATCAGAAGCAACTCGAGAGGATCAAGTTCCAGAGTTTGGTGGAGCAACTGGTAAAGCTCGAGCCGAGGGTCCGAGCCTGCTACCACAAGTACCTGGACTTCAACGGTGAGACGCTGGCATGGATGATGGTCATTGACGCGCTGTTCTTGCTTGAGTTCCTCCAAATCTACGCAATCAAAGAAGGTAAGATGCTCTCGAGGGTCTCATCGAGGATGTCGCATTTGGTCGATTTTGCAGGGAGGAAGTCCGCACACAATGCCATCCTTAGGGACATAGTCATGCTAGAGAATCAAATCCCACTTTTCATATTGAGGAAGATGTTAGAATTCCAATGTGCGTCCCTCGATGAAGCCGATGACATGTTGCTCACGATGCTAATGGGGTTTTACAAGGAAGTCTCACCTTTCAAACCGATGGAGGCATTGCCCAATATACAAGTCTCCGTCTGTGCCCACTTGCTAGATTTCTTGTATGATATCCTAGTACCCAAAGTGGAGGGACAACCCGAGATCATCGAGGAGGAGGGTAACGGCGAGGACAAGAAAGACAGGGGACTATCACCTTTGGCCTCGTCTAGCAGTGGCACGAGTTACATCAAGCAACTTTGCGATGCAATTTGGAATTTGCTCTCCAAGTTGAACAATGGCCCAATTAAAATGCTCAAGAGGCTGCTTTTTTCAAAACCAGTGAAGGTACTGTTGAAATTGCCATGGACTATTCTCTCTAAACTCCCATTTTTCTCGGTCTTGGCACAGCCTCTTGAGTCCTTATTCTTAtctcaagaaaaagaagatggcaAGTCAGAAAATGAAAGTAGCAACCCCTCTAAGCCACCTTCAGTTGAGGAGATGGCAATCCCCTCGGTCTCTGACCTATCCAATGTAGGAGTCCGTTTCGTAGCCACCAATGGTAACCTCTCTAGCATCGGTTTCGACACCAAGATGGCAACACTTTACTTGCCTGCCATAAGTCTGGACGTGAACTCGGAGGCTTTCATGAGAAACCTAGTCGCTTACGAGGCATCAAACGCATCAGGCCCGTTGGTTTTCACACGCTACACTGAACTCATGAACGGCATTATAGACTCGGACGAGGACGTGAAGCTgttgagagagaaaggggtCATTTTGAACCGACTGAAGAGCGACGAGGAGGTCGCAAAGCTGTGGAACAGCATGAGCAAATCAATCCGGTTGACAAAAGTGCCCTTCTTGGACAAGGCGATCGAGGACGTGAACAAGTACTACAACGGGAGGTGGAAGGTCAAGCTCGGCAAGTTCATGAAGCTGTACGTATATGGCTCATGGCAATTCCTGGCATTGCTGGCTGCGATTGCACTCTTGCTGCTCATGACATCGCAAGCCTTTTGCTCGGTCTATAGCTGTTCTCGCATATTTCATATCAAAACCACAAGCATATGA